One window of the Tachypleus tridentatus isolate NWPU-2018 chromosome 10, ASM421037v1, whole genome shotgun sequence genome contains the following:
- the LOC143229923 gene encoding uncharacterized protein LOC143229923: MSSSNGRDLSGSGDLIRFEDDSDKKLKSSEIVKPVKNGITGSRNQKKDDNHTVLFLENNPTISLKQVNKTHEQKHGLSENHISVVRPNVTILWSFNAVRGKVTNHCIWSACKALTFGILFILLGTGMAVLGFYSTHPIEERKENRTKIVENFSRSYKLTSMTYIGPAVMGVGGIIIVATCVLVFEARDTAAKVIPLWLWPTHDHRILAVGSHVTKNTTSWEVFHARPKSVTGRNTDAFGFNTSLKVSSNDNQTQVLDHSVHPCLNRSLANWSDDKKANFQRLQMSHLTRSNRKNPKGQCLDVIAAKNIDSDHLRAQFWNRSKIRYQYDTEAKTLSCYVEKSPRKCTSEPNINEVFQSTDAVWADENEIFDIKSSFFPGKMTLHPVNPNQQCLPNVPHAILKVHKANRVSNETVPIWSKGSDRFDFRHFYNTFQKTSIVGDALSPQTSRRKSSRRKGNRTKTNSDKRREVKGKHQKKTRAESSYQDHQLCYKSADRRHSLWLTKSPISSCCEDSSSQSTSTEYLLRRQKDKSSLYGSFLKIFTKKIREY, from the coding sequence ATGAGTTCTTCTAACGGACGTGATCTTTCTGGTTCGGGAGACTTGATTCGTTTCGAAGATGATTCTGACAAGAAATTGAAGAGTTCAGAGATAGTTAAACCTGTAAAAAATGGTATTACTGGTTCTCGTAATCAGAAGAAAGATGACAATCATACCGTCCTTTTCTTAGAGAATAACCCTACCATTTCATTGAAACAAGTTAATAAAACTCACGAACAAAAGCATGGGCTTTCTGAGAATCACATATCAGTCGTTAGACCAAATGTTACAATTTTATGGAGTTTTAACGCAGTTCGAGGAAAGGTGACTAACCACTGTATATGGTCAGCTTGTAAAGCTCTGACCTTtggcatattatttattttgttagggACTGGAATGGCCGTTTTAGGATTTTACTCAACTCATCCAAttgaagaaaggaaagaaaacagAACGAAGATTGTAGAAAACTTTAGTCGATCGTATAAACTCACCAGTATGACGTATATAGGTCCGGCGGTTATGGGTGTTGGAGGGATTATAATTGTTGCCACGTGCGTATTGGTCTTTGAAGCGCGTGACACTGCAGCCAAAGTAATCCCTCTTTGGCTGTGGCCAACTCATGACCACAGGATTCTAGCAGTTGGAAGTCATGTGACCAAGAACACAACCTCCTGGGAAGTATTTCATGCTCGGCCGAAGAGCGTAACAGGACGAAATACAGACGCATTTGGTTTCAATACTTCATTGAAAGTATCTAGTAATGACAACCAGACGCAGGTTCTTGACCACTCCGTTCATCCGTGTCTTAATAGGTCGCTGGCTAACTGGTCAGACGATAAGAAAGCGAATTTTCAACGGCTTCAAATGTCACACCTAACTAGGTCTAATCGAAAGAATCCAAAAGGCCAGTGTTTGGACGTGATAGCTGCAAAAAATATTGATAGTGACCATTTACGTGCTCAGTTTTGGAACAGGTCAAAGATTAGATACCAATACGACACAGAGGCGAAGACACTTTCGTGTTATGTGGAGAAAAGTCCACGTAAGTGCACTTCAGAACCAAATATAAATGAAGTCTTTCAATCCACGGATGCTGTTTGGGcagatgaaaatgaaatatttgacatTAAGAGCTCTTTCTTTCCCGGAAAGATGACTCTTCATCCGGTCAATCCCAACCAACAATGTTTGCCTAACGTTCCTCATGCAATTTTAAAAGTTCACAAAGCTAATAGAGTGTCTAATGAAACTGTTCCTATTTGGTCCAAAGGTTCAGATAGGTTCGATTTTAGGCATTTTTACAACACGTTTCAAAAGACGTCAATTGTAGGTGACGCACTCTCTCCGCAGACGAGTCGAAGAAAGTCCTCTCGTCGAAAAGGAAACCGAACCAAAACTAACAGTGACAAAAGAAGGGAAGTAAAAGGGAAACACCAGAAAAAGACGAGAGCAGAGAGCTCTTACCAGGACCACCAGTTGTGCTATAAATCAGCCGACAGGCGTCACTCATTATGGTTAACCAAAAGTCCAATATCCTCGTGCTGTGAGGACTCAAGCAGCCAATCAACGTCTACGGAATATTTGCTTCGGCGGCAGAAGGATAAATCCTCGTTATATGGAAGTTTTCTTAAGATATTTACTAAGAAAATCCGAGAAtactaa